ATTTCCGCCTTATCTTTTCATAAGATGATACAAGTTGCCAAAAAAATAGATGCAATAAATGAGTGGGGGTCCATCGTTGCATTATCGTATATTGCAGCACAACGTACTCTGTTTGAATATAACGATATGGCTGATGCCAAAGCTGCTCTTGAATCCATTGCAAGAAGTTTCGGATACATTTACGGCAGAGAAAAAAGGGTACGTATCAATACGATTTCTCAATCGCCGACCCTTACAACTGCAGGTAGTGGAGTAAAAGGGATTGATGGATTGATGGATTTTACCGACAGAATGTCGCCATTGGGCAATGCTTCTGCTGAGGAATGTGCCAATTTCTGTATCATGCTTTTTTCCGATCTTTCCAGAAAAGTTACCATGCAAAACCTTTACCATGACGGAGGCTTTTCGAGCATGGGGATGAGTGAAAGAGCTATGCATGTGTATAGCAAAAGCCTTGAGGAGTATGAAGACTGTGATTAAATACGTAAATATCACAATCATATACTTTTTCATTTTTGAATTTCAATAAATTTGGTGGTTTAGTGTAAATTCCTATTTTTGCAACCGCCTTGATTATCTCTATTTTATTACTAATAACATTGATTATATGAGCTTTAGAATTATTGTACTGGCAAAGCAGGTTCCCGATACACGCAATGTGGGCAAAGATGCCATGAAAGCAGATGGAACCGTAAACAGAGCTGCTCTACCTGCCATTTTCAATCCCGAAGATCTGAATGCTTTGGAGCAAGCCCTGAGAGTTAAAAAAATAATGGGCGATGCCGAGGTTATTTTGCTTACCATGGGACCTACACGTGCCGCAGAAATTATCCGGGAAGCTTTGTACCGTGGTGCTGACAGGGGATACCTGATTACCGACCGTAAATTTGCCGGTTCCGATACTTTGGCAACTTCCTATGCCATTTCACTTGCGATAAAAAAATTACGGCCTTTTCACTTGATAGTATCTGGAAGGCAGGCTATTGACGGCGACACAGCTCAAGTAGGACCACAAACTGCAGAAAAGCTTAGTTTACCTCAGATTACATACACCGAAGAGATTATTGATGTTAATAATGAGAATATTACCGTAAAACGCCGTTTGGAAAGGGGAGTGGAAGTCGTAAAATGTACTTTACCCGCATTGCTTACTGTTCATGGTTCTGCACCTGCTTGCCGCCCGCGCATAGCAAAACAATTAATGAAATTCAAACATGCCCGTACTGTTACCGAATTGCAGGAGGAATCAAAAGATTATACGGAATTATACAACCACCGTCCTTACCTTAATATCGAAGAATGGAGTGCTGCCGATCTGAATGCCGATGTGGAAAAACTGGGGCTTTCCGGCTCACCTACTAAAGTAAAAAAGATTGAAAATGTCGTATTTCAACATAAGGATTCGAAGGTATTGGCTGCTACCGACAGCGATATCAACTCCCTGATGATGGAACTCATCAATAGCCATGTTATAGGTTAATTAATTAAATTTTTAAAACATTAATTATTATATCGTGAACAACGTATTTGTATATTGCGAAGTAACCGAAGAAGGCAATATTGCCGATGTTAGCCTTGAGTTGCTTTCAAAAGGCAGAAAACTTGCCAACCAACTTAATGTGAAGCTTGAAGCTATTGTTATTGGAAACCAGGTTAATGAACTTGAAATACAAGTTTTCCCGTTTGGTGTGGATGTTATTCATTATGCGGAGGATACAA
This is a stretch of genomic DNA from Lentimicrobiaceae bacterium. It encodes these proteins:
- a CDS encoding SDR family oxidoreductase, with product ISALSFHKMIQVAKKIDAINEWGSIVALSYIAAQRTLFEYNDMADAKAALESIARSFGYIYGREKRVRINTISQSPTLTTAGSGVKGIDGLMDFTDRMSPLGNASAEECANFCIMLFSDLSRKVTMQNLYHDGGFSSMGMSERAMHVYSKSLEEYEDCD
- a CDS encoding electron transfer flavoprotein subunit beta/FixA family protein, with the protein product MSFRIIVLAKQVPDTRNVGKDAMKADGTVNRAALPAIFNPEDLNALEQALRVKKIMGDAEVILLTMGPTRAAEIIREALYRGADRGYLITDRKFAGSDTLATSYAISLAIKKLRPFHLIVSGRQAIDGDTAQVGPQTAEKLSLPQITYTEEIIDVNNENITVKRRLERGVEVVKCTLPALLTVHGSAPACRPRIAKQLMKFKHARTVTELQEESKDYTELYNHRPYLNIEEWSAADLNADVEKLGLSGSPTKVKKIENVVFQHKDSKVLAATDSDINSLMMELINSHVIG